The Maridesulfovibrio ferrireducens genome window below encodes:
- a CDS encoding type II secretion system F family protein codes for MPTYQYRAVTNEGKKKKGFVEASSQSKAFATLQSKGLMPLRLEQVKSTQKDASSNKSITSSLTIGGKIRLGESFYYLGILIQSGTALAQSLDMMSRMTSGFASRIWMEIRDAVQSGESFSSCLNKYPKLFPPVYVGMVQVAESVGKLGDVLENIAQYEEERAEVSGRLMTAMVYPCVILMIGLGAVYFLLSAVLPKITGIFQASKSELPTSTKIVVALGNTLGDLGIMALIVPAAIIFVLISAYKSVPAFREKVDAMLWKLPLVQKSTLARFSGILGFQLDAGIPLVQGMESSAKAVKSSFFKKKIAEAKEEVATGRTLSSVFAEQKIYPDIYILTLTAGQKSGQLGKFLQRMGTIFERDVDNFMKRVVALAEPMLLLFIGMLIAFIVVAIMGPIFDLTTLVK; via the coding sequence ATGCCGACTTATCAATATAGAGCAGTCACGAACGAAGGTAAAAAAAAGAAGGGATTCGTCGAAGCCTCCTCGCAATCCAAAGCTTTTGCCACCCTGCAAAGTAAAGGGCTTATGCCTTTGCGGCTGGAGCAGGTAAAATCCACCCAAAAGGATGCTTCTTCTAACAAATCAATTACCTCTTCACTTACAATCGGCGGTAAGATAAGACTTGGTGAATCCTTTTATTACTTAGGAATTTTGATCCAAAGCGGAACAGCTCTGGCTCAGTCACTTGATATGATGTCCCGCATGACTTCCGGATTTGCCAGCCGGATATGGATGGAAATCAGAGATGCAGTTCAATCCGGTGAAAGCTTTTCATCCTGTCTGAATAAATATCCGAAACTATTCCCTCCAGTCTATGTCGGGATGGTTCAAGTTGCCGAGTCGGTCGGCAAGCTCGGTGATGTTCTGGAGAACATTGCCCAGTACGAAGAAGAACGGGCTGAAGTAAGCGGCAGGCTTATGACTGCCATGGTTTATCCATGCGTAATTCTTATGATCGGCCTAGGCGCTGTATACTTTCTTCTTTCTGCGGTTCTCCCTAAAATTACCGGAATTTTCCAAGCTTCAAAGAGCGAACTGCCAACTTCCACCAAGATCGTAGTTGCACTGGGTAACACTCTTGGAGACCTTGGAATCATGGCTCTGATTGTTCCTGCCGCCATAATTTTCGTACTTATAAGCGCATACAAATCTGTGCCTGCATTTAGAGAAAAAGTTGATGCCATGCTCTGGAAACTTCCGCTGGTTCAAAAAAGCACTCTTGCCCGTTTTTCAGGCATTCTGGGCTTTCAGCTTGATGCGGGGATTCCTCTTGTTCAAGGAATGGAAAGCTCTGCCAAAGCCGTAAAATCATCTTTTTTCAAGAAAAAAATTGCAGAAGCAAAAGAAGAAGTAGCCACAGGACGGACCTTAAGCTCTGTTTTTGCAGAACAAAAAATTTACCCGGACATCTACATACTCACCCTCACTGCAGGCCAGAAATCAGGCCAGCTCGGTAAGTTTCTACAACGCATGGGCACCATTTTTGAGCGCGATGTGGATAACTTTATGAAACGAGTCGTTGCACTGGCTGAACCAATGCTTCTGCTGTTCATCGGTATGCTCATCGCTTTTATCGTTGTCGCAATCATGGGTCCTATCTTCGACCTGACAACCCTCGTAAAATAG
- the asnB gene encoding asparagine synthase (glutamine-hydrolyzing): MCGIAGLIDFSKSTNSEQLLQMAKSMGYAQRSRGPDGSGQWADPESGIALDHRRLAIIDLTEEGVQPMTSRSGRFVTVYNGEIYSYRDQREKLEKTSTFQGWRGHSDTEVMLEAIEQWGLEKALESFSGMFAIALWDREERKLFLARDRMGEKPLYYSTQGNTFLFGSELKALMTYEGFEKKVDRNSLSSYLRYHYVPAPHTIFKNVHVLMPGTWLSISHDGTISEPAEYWSLLDSAREAESKIFTAPDSDIINTLEDLLLKVVEREMISDVPLGAFLSGGIDSSLIVSLMQQCALSPVKTFTIGFDDEAYNEANDAKLVAQHIGTEHTELYVSPKDALEIIPSIPQIWDQPFSDASQIPTHLVSRMTREHVTVALSGDGGDELFAGYNRHFRGCSLWNKLEHFPVSLRSIMAEAILRVSPETLNEIFDILEPIIPEKLRMRLPGQKLHKLAHVMDADSASDYYTALTSNWLNPETTVMSGREIVSPFQNYSMQPSTKNLTAWMQFMDAATYLPDDILTKVDRAAMAVSLETRAPFLDHEIVEFSQRLPMHLRMQNGQGKYALRKILYKYVPKNLIERPKMGFGIPIDNWLRGPLREWADNLLSPERLADDGYFNGRTVQKAWHEHLSGEKDNHYRIWNILVFQSWMDHWDVS; encoded by the coding sequence ATGTGCGGTATCGCCGGACTTATTGATTTTTCCAAAAGTACGAATTCTGAACAGCTACTCCAAATGGCCAAAAGCATGGGGTATGCACAACGCTCACGGGGACCGGACGGTTCAGGACAATGGGCAGATCCGGAATCCGGCATAGCCCTTGATCACCGTCGCCTTGCTATTATCGACCTGACCGAAGAAGGCGTTCAACCCATGACCAGCCGCTCGGGCCGGTTTGTAACGGTCTACAATGGTGAAATTTACAGTTACCGCGATCAACGCGAGAAACTTGAAAAAACATCAACATTCCAAGGCTGGAGAGGCCATTCCGACACTGAGGTAATGCTCGAAGCTATCGAACAGTGGGGACTGGAAAAGGCACTGGAATCTTTCAGTGGCATGTTTGCCATAGCTCTCTGGGATCGTGAGGAACGCAAACTGTTTCTCGCCCGTGATCGCATGGGTGAAAAGCCGCTCTATTATTCAACGCAAGGCAATACTTTTCTGTTCGGATCAGAGCTTAAAGCGCTCATGACTTATGAAGGATTTGAGAAAAAAGTCGACCGTAATTCTCTTTCATCATATCTGCGCTACCACTATGTCCCGGCTCCGCACACAATTTTTAAAAATGTTCACGTCCTCATGCCCGGCACATGGCTGAGCATATCTCATGACGGAACAATTTCTGAGCCTGCGGAGTATTGGTCTCTTCTTGATTCCGCACGCGAAGCTGAAAGCAAAATATTCACAGCGCCCGATTCCGACATAATCAATACTCTGGAAGATCTGCTCTTAAAAGTTGTCGAGCGTGAAATGATTTCGGATGTTCCGCTCGGTGCATTTCTATCAGGCGGAATTGACTCGTCACTTATCGTATCTTTAATGCAGCAGTGTGCGCTGTCGCCAGTCAAAACATTCACCATCGGTTTTGATGACGAAGCATATAATGAGGCGAACGATGCAAAGCTGGTAGCACAACATATCGGAACAGAGCACACCGAGCTATATGTCTCGCCGAAAGATGCACTTGAAATTATCCCTTCGATTCCCCAAATATGGGATCAACCTTTTTCCGATGCCTCGCAGATTCCGACTCACCTTGTTTCGCGCATGACCCGCGAACATGTAACCGTTGCCCTTTCAGGCGATGGCGGTGACGAACTTTTCGCTGGCTACAACCGCCATTTCAGAGGCTGTTCCTTATGGAATAAGCTTGAACATTTCCCAGTATCATTGCGTTCAATTATGGCAGAAGCCATCTTAAGAGTATCACCAGAAACACTGAACGAAATTTTTGATATACTCGAGCCCATCATACCGGAAAAGCTACGCATGAGACTGCCCGGACAGAAGCTGCATAAACTTGCCCATGTTATGGACGCAGATTCTGCTTCGGATTATTACACAGCCCTCACGTCAAACTGGCTGAATCCTGAAACAACCGTCATGAGCGGTCGGGAAATAGTCAGTCCGTTCCAGAATTATTCTATGCAGCCGAGCACAAAAAACCTTACCGCATGGATGCAGTTCATGGACGCGGCTACATATCTGCCCGATGATATCCTGACCAAAGTCGATCGCGCGGCAATGGCTGTAAGCCTCGAAACAAGAGCTCCTTTCCTTGATCATGAGATAGTTGAATTTTCTCAGCGGCTGCCCATGCATCTCAGAATGCAGAACGGACAAGGCAAATATGCTCTACGCAAAATTTTATACAAATATGTTCCTAAAAATCTCATTGAACGCCCCAAAATGGGCTTCGGTATCCCGATCGACAACTGGCTGCGCGGGCCTCTGCGCGAATGGGCTGACAATCTGCTATCACCGGAACGTTTAGCGGATGACGGCTATTTCAACGGGCGGACCGTACAAAAAGCATGGCATGAACATCTGAGCGGCGAAAAAGACAACCATTACCGGATCTGGAATATCCTTGTATTCCAGTCATGGATGGATCACTGGGATGTTTCATGA
- a CDS encoding glycosyltransferase family 4 protein produces MKVAVIGGYGPSLINFRGSMLRAMKSAGHEVYGIAPQDSPDVAEKLAAMGVNYIPAPIRRTGMNPLRDAVTVYSLFRILREIKPDAVLSYTIKPVIYGSLAAKMAGVPSIFSMITGLGYAFGDTGGKRALLFQLVKNMYRFGLAMNYGVMFQNPDDRNLFIKLGIIKKNKPTFITNGSGVDLNHFCTMPVKHDAPVFLCISRLLKEKGVREFAHASIHLKKKYPQAQFRLVGPHDPGPDSISDQIIEKWKSGGVECVGPVDDVRDELENCSVYVLPSYREGTPRSVLEAMSTGRAIVTTDTPGCRETVLDGSNGFLVPVKNVPALEMAMEKFITSPELIRTMGGKSCDIAAEKYDVNKVNSTIMKAMGL; encoded by the coding sequence ATGAAAGTTGCTGTTATAGGTGGATATGGACCTTCTCTTATAAATTTTAGAGGCTCCATGCTCCGCGCCATGAAAAGCGCAGGACATGAGGTTTATGGGATTGCACCTCAAGACAGCCCTGATGTCGCCGAAAAGCTTGCTGCTATGGGTGTTAACTATATTCCAGCCCCGATCAGACGCACGGGAATGAACCCTTTGCGTGATGCTGTCACCGTCTATTCTTTATTTCGTATATTACGTGAAATTAAACCGGACGCAGTACTTTCTTACACAATCAAGCCTGTAATTTACGGTTCTCTGGCAGCGAAAATGGCCGGAGTTCCCTCAATTTTTTCTATGATAACCGGACTCGGCTATGCCTTCGGTGATACTGGCGGAAAACGCGCTCTGCTTTTCCAACTGGTTAAAAACATGTACCGTTTCGGCCTAGCTATGAATTACGGGGTTATGTTTCAAAATCCCGATGATCGGAATCTATTTATCAAGCTTGGAATAATCAAAAAAAATAAGCCGACTTTTATTACAAACGGTTCAGGCGTTGACCTTAATCATTTTTGTACCATGCCTGTTAAACATGATGCGCCTGTATTTTTGTGCATATCAAGATTACTGAAAGAAAAAGGCGTACGCGAATTTGCTCATGCTTCAATACACCTGAAGAAAAAATATCCTCAGGCGCAGTTCAGACTTGTCGGGCCTCACGACCCGGGCCCTGATTCCATAAGTGACCAGATAATCGAAAAATGGAAATCCGGCGGGGTTGAATGCGTCGGTCCTGTTGATGATGTGCGCGATGAACTGGAAAACTGCTCAGTATATGTACTGCCTTCGTACAGAGAGGGCACACCCCGCTCAGTGCTGGAAGCTATGTCCACAGGCAGAGCTATTGTCACCACCGACACTCCCGGTTGTCGCGAGACTGTTCTTGACGGAAGTAACGGCTTTCTGGTTCCGGTGAAAAATGTTCCTGCCCTTGAGATGGCTATGGAAAAATTTATCACCTCCCCCGAACTTATTCGCACTATGGGCGGAAAAAGCTGTGATATTGCCGCAGAAAAATATGATGTTAACAAGGTCAACTCGACCATAATGAAAGCAATGGGACTCTAA
- a CDS encoding acetyltransferase: protein MKKIIVIGAGGHGQVVADALRLMKEAGPVAFLDENPALIGTEVLGIPVPGDNSYLSKIEHDGVVLALGNNALRKRIFEELTEAGENLFTVIHPSAIISPSVKIGAGCMILAGAVINTGAEIKENTIINTNSTIEHHNMIGPHAHIAPGSTLGGEVSVGEESMVGIGATVLPRVIIGNKAMLGAGSTATRKIPDGVTAAGMPAKRLKF, encoded by the coding sequence ATGAAAAAAATTATTGTTATAGGCGCAGGCGGACACGGTCAGGTTGTAGCGGATGCCCTGCGACTCATGAAAGAAGCCGGGCCTGTTGCTTTTTTGGATGAAAATCCCGCTTTAATCGGAACAGAAGTGCTTGGAATTCCTGTCCCGGGCGATAATTCATATCTTTCAAAAATAGAACATGACGGAGTTGTTCTTGCGCTTGGTAATAACGCGCTGCGTAAGCGAATCTTCGAGGAACTTACCGAAGCAGGAGAAAACCTCTTTACGGTGATTCATCCTTCAGCAATAATCTCGCCATCCGTTAAAATTGGAGCCGGATGTATGATTCTTGCCGGTGCGGTGATTAATACCGGTGCCGAAATAAAAGAGAATACAATCATTAATACCAACAGCACCATTGAACACCATAATATGATCGGACCTCATGCCCACATCGCGCCCGGTTCCACTTTGGGCGGCGAAGTTTCGGTCGGTGAAGAATCAATGGTCGGTATAGGTGCAACAGTACTTCCACGGGTAATTATTGGTAATAAAGCCATGCTCGGAGCAGGTTCAACAGCTACCCGCAAAATACCCGACGGAGTTACAGCCGCCGGAATGCCTGCAAAAAGATTAAAATTTTAA
- a CDS encoding PDZ domain-containing protein: MELKDTKFPAWIWPLAFGLAVAYLVSSYIPKPSPTAPILGESFTTSTADKISKDSAVILERNILSLDNPTEIQKKATVTPNTWALVGIITGEVDMAVFRIKDETIILREGEDHEGWTLDEIKPQYVLWKFGREEKKVAMWDQVQSLKLVRGKTNKLIIDKTEASAVLEDPNAFLSQALFKPNNKNGKTQGFRITNIKQNSMLRKLGLENGDVLMRINGEMINGPTKLLQVYGSMAGATAIYIDVERNDQILSLVVELK; the protein is encoded by the coding sequence ATGGAGCTTAAAGACACTAAATTTCCGGCATGGATATGGCCGCTAGCTTTCGGGCTTGCTGTTGCATACCTTGTTTCGTCATACATTCCAAAACCTTCACCCACAGCTCCTATTCTGGGTGAATCTTTTACGACATCTACAGCCGATAAAATTTCAAAAGATTCAGCAGTTATCCTTGAACGCAACATCTTAAGCCTTGATAACCCTACTGAAATCCAGAAAAAAGCCACCGTGACCCCAAACACATGGGCTCTGGTCGGCATAATAACCGGCGAAGTGGACATGGCTGTGTTCAGAATAAAAGATGAAACTATTATTCTACGTGAAGGAGAAGATCACGAAGGCTGGACTCTTGATGAAATTAAGCCTCAATATGTACTCTGGAAATTTGGACGTGAAGAAAAGAAAGTTGCCATGTGGGATCAGGTTCAAAGCTTGAAACTTGTCCGCGGTAAAACTAATAAGCTTATTATTGATAAAACCGAAGCATCCGCGGTACTTGAAGATCCTAACGCATTTTTAAGTCAGGCTCTTTTTAAACCCAATAATAAAAACGGCAAGACTCAAGGGTTCCGCATAACTAATATCAAGCAGAATTCAATGCTCCGCAAACTCGGTCTTGAAAATGGTGATGTCCTTATGCGCATCAACGGAGAAATGATCAACGGACCAACCAAACTGCTTCAGGTATACGGCTCAATGGCCGGAGCAACTGCTATTTATATTGACGTGGAACGTAATGACCAAATCCTGTCACTCGTAGTTGAACTCAAGTAG
- a CDS encoding SIS domain-containing protein, whose translation MTDKQLSDFIDRGREVLAIEEKGLASIRKNLGFGFAKAVEMLAGCKGRVIITGLGKSGLVGRKIAATMSSTGSPSFFLHPVEAAHGDLGMVRSDDVVIAISNSGETDELNSLLPAIRSFETKIISITSNGESTMARLSDVVIEAKVPCEACSHGLAPTASTTAALALGDALAVCLMDHKDFDSIDFKKFHPGGTLGRRLTLCISELMHTDNIPSAPENSLLSEALNILDTGKLGLIALTSAGNKLTGVITDGDVRRLVCAGKLNSSEPASEVMAKNPLRVTPDMSAAQALDLMEAKEITVLPVVDENGKISGMIHLHDLLGKGRLKFAETTRG comes from the coding sequence ATGACGGATAAACAACTGTCTGATTTCATTGATAGGGGACGTGAAGTCCTTGCTATTGAAGAAAAAGGACTCGCTTCCATACGAAAAAATCTGGGGTTCGGCTTTGCTAAAGCTGTCGAAATGCTGGCTGGATGCAAAGGACGCGTAATCATTACCGGACTTGGAAAATCAGGTCTTGTCGGCCGTAAAATTGCCGCCACCATGTCCAGCACCGGCTCCCCTTCTTTTTTCCTGCATCCGGTCGAAGCAGCACATGGTGATTTAGGAATGGTCCGGTCAGATGACGTGGTTATAGCCATTTCCAACAGCGGAGAAACAGATGAGCTGAACTCCCTGCTCCCTGCAATCCGGTCCTTTGAAACAAAGATCATTTCCATTACTTCCAACGGTGAATCCACAATGGCCCGACTCTCCGATGTTGTCATCGAGGCGAAGGTTCCCTGCGAAGCCTGTTCCCACGGACTGGCTCCCACCGCCAGCACCACTGCCGCCTTGGCACTAGGTGATGCTCTGGCTGTCTGCCTCATGGATCACAAAGATTTTGACAGTATAGATTTTAAAAAATTCCATCCCGGGGGAACACTTGGACGCAGACTTACTCTGTGCATAAGCGAACTGATGCACACTGATAATATTCCTTCTGCGCCTGAAAACAGTCTACTCTCCGAAGCTCTGAACATCCTTGATACGGGAAAACTAGGTCTTATTGCCCTCACTTCAGCCGGAAACAAGCTGACTGGAGTAATCACCGACGGAGATGTTCGCAGATTAGTATGTGCAGGCAAACTGAATTCATCTGAACCTGCTTCCGAAGTTATGGCTAAAAACCCGTTGCGGGTAACGCCTGATATGTCAGCAGCACAAGCGCTTGATTTGATGGAAGCTAAAGAAATTACAGTTCTTCCCGTTGTGGATGAGAACGGAAAAATTTCAGGCATGATCCATCTCCATGATCTGCTTGGTAAAGGCAGACTCAAATTCGCGGAAACCACGAGAGGGTAA
- a CDS encoding sugar transferase, whose amino-acid sequence MTLKRAFDLAVAVPALIIFFPVLIIIAIAIHRKMGGGIFFLQRRPGLHGKPFNILKFKTMSDAKDKDGNLLPDSQRLTKFGRFLRSSSLDELPELVNVIFGDMSLVGPRPLLMQYLERYTPEQARRHEVLPGITGWAQVNGRNAISWDDKFKLDIWYVENYSIPLDIKILFMTVARVFKREGISQTGHATAEEFMGKKKNI is encoded by the coding sequence ATGACACTTAAAAGAGCATTTGATCTTGCAGTGGCTGTTCCTGCCCTCATAATATTTTTCCCTGTTCTGATAATTATCGCCATTGCCATCCATCGCAAAATGGGCGGCGGAATATTTTTTTTACAAAGAAGGCCGGGGCTACATGGTAAGCCTTTTAATATACTTAAATTCAAGACCATGTCCGACGCAAAAGACAAAGACGGCAATCTACTGCCGGACTCGCAGAGACTCACTAAATTTGGACGTTTTCTACGTTCGTCCTCCCTTGATGAATTACCGGAACTGGTAAATGTAATCTTCGGTGACATGTCCCTAGTAGGGCCGCGACCATTGCTTATGCAATACCTTGAGCGTTACACTCCTGAACAAGCAAGAAGGCACGAAGTTCTGCCCGGCATAACAGGATGGGCACAGGTTAACGGACGCAATGCCATTTCATGGGACGACAAATTCAAACTTGATATCTGGTACGTTGAGAATTACAGTATCCCGCTGGATATAAAGATACTTTTCATGACCGTAGCCCGTGTATTTAAACGGGAAGGAATCAGCCAGACCGGGCACGCAACAGCTGAAGAATTTATGGGAAAGAAAAAGAATATATGA